A section of the Marinoscillum sp. 108 genome encodes:
- a CDS encoding T9SS type A sorting domain-containing protein, whose protein sequence is MKKTLTKLFRQNLKALMLVMMTSFFAFSATGQYIQDAPDPGVTHYVGQDTTVNVDASGYNGGDTTLWLVYDWDGTLEENYVLGSVVTGSTKSDIDIDFAWPETGNVELTVVITVGSTFEDDLETLYASNYTYTGGAVDGGLSFYRAGARSYTSTAVDLDTDEPVYMSVYLDVSGVSEDNYVRVRYSTNGGAAYSTLLDDNDSSNFYGGSGWVDFTLPEAAKAAATIIKISQVGSDTLGTNEQSWEMYFDDGNVAEFNIGDAYNDIDGETGSIYFISPYSLEIDDLLDEDDVSVLNGDVYPGDELVLSATLYGGTVSDYNYALVIEGVVISETPSDTDDGLGLVEFTFDAPVDMEYDENLWFEIIPYALADASYNAGFEFDADFVSELDEEDPDNEETLIVGGEDDGSDASFYEAGERSATTQALNLSGLLDPEMSFELARLNDEPSPAGTDIIFEYSTDDGATYTELAAFVLNDLPYEDDDTESFYFYGTDDEEADFDFPSAVLVDGVIFRFRQESNIGADEDTWYLSNFDIDAGDNRADDVEYDEAYFSLYAPEISLSPLNISETVPYPMTELTLDWTIDAGEFPANTGAKLYLDGDAAGGYDILVGEVADVTLGTMDFTVPPLEAGDYEMYLMVNGVDYGTVYLPIYDLGISITGISYDPSVSIGGEEYAVIGSAITVEYDISGEPGEDAELTIAVWDYDEEEYVTIGMSSDFTGSITATLPTDINLDDDGESNPYVQIGVTAGIFSLGFDETVYDVYTQGSYLSNIYDNDGNNVFDSWSGTLNWYNADDFVGSGERYAVSSILDTYRGGESGLQGGEITVTLRSLPSYNGSFTVSLEVSTDGEEWEWVDDVTFSGGNQNMDLEYLIEEEYFSETFQYRVIYDYCCYGSYSYGSKIYNVEFVRPEYMEVIGDESEFNFRRPLLTVADLEDKYIQIGEEVTINYNAQFFPEDVEFALKFQAQGNYIVLATSDTHGAGSFTVNIPYDLEETLDPPHVEWDNYSFKVDAFIPETPGGAYSDGSYIELEDEEDFIAVEGTSDTDPYFEFDESGERYVTTRAIDLTVASNPTLEFYWNNSFSTSSTKSLVPRLEASTDGGATFVAVRVNEVAEDEEEMLDSSLLYYSGSYYIEIPEALITDATHFRWRQPLNLGADENVWEFGDIEVTFDDENKYTGYDKDNKIEDIEIYFPDLDGYSFDQADPDVAIFNGSTFEFAFGPYLDKTEEEIEEEELTWDEFPEGTQFNFYIDVFDPTTDDDLMIASFTAGTTSGEVEIPYYVTNGNYDVYVDVYYEVGNEAETILWFEENTWIGDFDVFNRAIQLQSDADQGTILYAGSTVTFSIEVENETSALDATDLYANLIWDGWLLTSQQGFDDITMDLPSFISGNQEFEILVSEGGPLGENLTELEENELGSLNEDVSNFINVAYAIVDDGEFYSDYEDEYDVIELIDAPNRKLTTRDFEAGELENTSLLIIDTYFDVDGDDLFESQYMIFEYSIDGGATYTSLDTLKDYVEDDLKYTVTDEMKSNDVRFRWRQTENEGMFIIYDISFTYAESLPFDYTGVYLNVKKQAVIITSIDQEASGSCFASDITINYEIRGRFGADNLLKVYYDNGDDDDDLEGYEFPATEGSGSVTVQVAAGLIDDDQFDGDAEDNTDFKFKLYADDDTYEDIDEDFEVWSVYSDVVEVVAPIEKGTSAGMYSGGDVSECDPEAFVYLYDPQMYFLYEVLNADTVFASLEYDDESSSTIELGDLTEAVDLTLRVTSRSSAGIVCNVHTFNSSIEIEITPNDVLLRDRYTTSGTIEVTEGESKTICSGDDETVVLSLANYDADDSEVEWFRDNFDNPVEADGDDFDNFEVSGAYFARITEGECSYVTVAMNVTVLEKAETPEITVVSNDISCGDGTAVLSAPEGFAHYLWSNGEITQSITVDEADSYSVRVSNYPIVSTSDAYGCASSSSESVVIENNNFEQVYLSTFYYNEYSSSSYADNYIEDGETLTNCGDDVIYVFVEDDNNYYGGQISGILTLYKDGAVYDVKNGDVAGTNGYTNNNFEITESGEYYVEWSGVEVENACTSVSETFTMTINEAVEERPVITASGDISFCEGGSVTLSAPAGYPFYRWYNSGTVVGNGETLEVADDGSYRVRVSNVAFGNGCGSDYSEYTYVTVYEEQDLMIGYANTTSSSYQYEEGDVVEVCSSDNFTLWVNNEVTSGATYTWYRDGVAIPNANSTSRKVTASGTFYAEVTYGVDDIDLAAPCVYTTPSVVVNFNQKPAAVRIAEPTNVDFCAGEINLTLTADAGAAFYNWYHNGSQMFDEPSTSNTLLINDGGTYSVTVETGDIGCESARSNIITIDERAKANPNIYVYTDGSDCATGDVTVYLTNTSSSTVYQLINRETGAEIGSPVVGSSGTSVYTTLSGLTEPVALLVEASYTDGSGCSDISSSVRGTATPNAVILELDGTEITAEVSSTGGYEVSWYRNGTLMRNATGNTINVVDAATYSVEVTFDDGCTITSSTVDVGAGAPAAGRSASNGRIVANTFPNPSADFVNVEVPGEHFGVYQVQIMTLSGQVVISGEFTKDQESYVERIDISDLENGIYNMMVVKGKQVENIRIVKK, encoded by the coding sequence ATGAAAAAAACATTAACGAAATTATTTAGGCAGAATCTAAAGGCATTGATGCTGGTCATGATGACGAGCTTTTTTGCATTTAGTGCCACGGGGCAATACATTCAAGATGCCCCTGACCCAGGTGTAACACACTATGTGGGTCAAGATACGACTGTCAACGTGGACGCTTCTGGATATAATGGCGGCGATACCACTCTATGGTTGGTGTACGACTGGGATGGTACCTTGGAGGAAAATTATGTTCTGGGTAGCGTGGTGACCGGATCTACAAAGTCTGACATTGACATTGACTTTGCGTGGCCGGAGACTGGCAACGTGGAGTTAACCGTTGTTATAACTGTAGGTTCAACCTTCGAAGATGACTTGGAAACACTCTATGCTTCAAATTACACCTATACAGGAGGAGCCGTAGATGGAGGTCTTTCATTTTATCGTGCGGGAGCCAGGTCTTATACCAGCACTGCTGTGGATCTGGATACTGATGAGCCAGTGTACATGTCAGTTTATCTGGATGTGTCAGGTGTAAGTGAAGACAATTATGTTAGAGTGAGGTATTCTACTAACGGTGGAGCTGCTTATTCTACATTATTAGATGATAATGATTCGTCCAACTTCTACGGAGGTAGCGGATGGGTTGATTTCACACTCCCTGAAGCAGCTAAAGCTGCTGCTACAATCATTAAAATAAGCCAGGTAGGATCTGATACCCTGGGTACCAACGAACAGAGTTGGGAAATGTATTTTGATGATGGAAACGTTGCCGAATTTAACATTGGTGACGCCTATAATGATATAGACGGAGAGACAGGGAGCATATATTTTATCAGCCCGTATTCTCTGGAGATAGATGATTTGTTGGATGAGGATGATGTTAGCGTCTTAAATGGCGATGTATATCCTGGAGATGAGTTGGTGCTTTCAGCTACACTCTACGGCGGAACAGTGTCTGATTATAATTATGCATTGGTTATTGAGGGTGTGGTGATAAGTGAAACACCTTCTGATACAGATGATGGTCTTGGATTGGTGGAATTCACCTTCGATGCTCCTGTAGATATGGAATATGATGAAAATCTATGGTTTGAGATTATTCCGTATGCTTTAGCAGATGCTTCTTACAATGCAGGTTTTGAATTTGATGCGGATTTCGTATCAGAGTTGGATGAAGAAGACCCAGACAATGAGGAGACTCTTATTGTAGGAGGTGAAGATGATGGTAGTGATGCCTCTTTTTATGAGGCTGGTGAACGATCAGCAACTACGCAAGCCTTAAATCTTTCTGGTCTTCTTGATCCTGAAATGAGTTTCGAACTGGCCAGGTTAAATGACGAGCCAAGCCCCGCTGGAACCGATATCATATTTGAATACAGTACAGATGATGGAGCTACCTATACTGAGCTTGCCGCTTTTGTTCTGAACGATCTTCCTTATGAAGATGATGATACTGAGTCTTTCTATTTTTATGGCACAGATGATGAAGAGGCTGATTTTGATTTCCCTTCAGCAGTCTTGGTAGATGGAGTAATCTTCAGGTTCAGACAGGAATCTAATATTGGAGCTGATGAAGATACCTGGTACCTATCTAATTTTGATATTGATGCAGGTGACAACAGGGCCGATGATGTTGAATATGATGAAGCCTACTTCAGCTTGTATGCTCCTGAAATTAGCCTCAGTCCGTTGAATATTTCTGAAACGGTTCCTTATCCAATGACCGAGCTTACATTGGATTGGACAATTGATGCGGGTGAATTCCCAGCTAATACAGGAGCGAAACTATACCTGGATGGAGACGCTGCTGGTGGCTATGACATCTTGGTAGGAGAAGTAGCTGATGTGACACTTGGCACCATGGATTTCACTGTACCACCTCTTGAAGCGGGTGACTATGAAATGTACCTAATGGTGAACGGTGTGGATTACGGAACGGTTTACCTACCTATCTACGACCTTGGAATTTCTATCACAGGTATTAGCTACGATCCTTCAGTATCTATCGGAGGAGAGGAGTATGCCGTCATTGGCTCTGCTATTACGGTTGAGTACGATATATCTGGCGAGCCAGGCGAAGATGCCGAATTGACCATTGCGGTTTGGGATTACGATGAGGAAGAGTATGTTACCATTGGGATGTCATCTGACTTCACAGGATCCATTACAGCAACTCTGCCAACTGATATTAATTTGGATGATGACGGTGAGAGTAATCCTTATGTACAGATCGGTGTGACGGCAGGTATTTTCAGCCTGGGTTTTGACGAGACAGTATATGATGTGTACACTCAGGGTAGTTACCTGAGTAACATATATGACAATGATGGGAACAACGTTTTTGATAGTTGGAGTGGAACGTTAAATTGGTACAATGCTGATGATTTTGTTGGCAGTGGTGAGAGATATGCGGTTTCTTCAATACTAGACACTTATCGAGGTGGGGAGTCTGGACTTCAAGGTGGAGAAATTACTGTTACGCTACGATCATTGCCATCATACAATGGGTCATTCACGGTCAGTCTGGAAGTTTCTACGGATGGTGAAGAATGGGAATGGGTAGATGATGTCACTTTTAGTGGAGGCAACCAAAATATGGACTTAGAATACCTGATAGAGGAGGAGTACTTCTCTGAGACATTTCAGTATCGGGTGATTTACGATTATTGTTGTTACGGCTCATATTCATATGGTTCGAAAATATACAATGTAGAATTTGTTCGTCCTGAGTATATGGAAGTAATTGGTGATGAGTCTGAGTTTAATTTCAGACGACCATTACTGACGGTTGCAGATTTGGAAGACAAGTATATCCAAATAGGAGAAGAAGTGACGATCAATTACAACGCACAATTCTTCCCTGAGGATGTGGAGTTTGCATTGAAGTTCCAGGCACAAGGTAATTACATTGTACTTGCTACAAGTGATACGCATGGTGCTGGTAGCTTTACAGTGAATATCCCATACGACCTTGAAGAGACATTAGATCCTCCACATGTGGAGTGGGACAATTATTCCTTCAAGGTAGACGCGTTCATACCGGAAACTCCCGGTGGTGCCTATTCTGACGGAAGCTATATTGAGTTAGAAGATGAGGAAGACTTTATCGCTGTAGAAGGTACAAGCGATACTGATCCATACTTCGAATTTGATGAAAGCGGTGAGCGTTATGTGACCACAAGAGCCATTGACCTGACTGTTGCTTCAAATCCTACCCTGGAATTCTATTGGAATAATTCGTTCTCAACGAGCTCTACTAAGAGCCTCGTACCTAGACTGGAGGCTTCTACAGATGGTGGAGCAACATTCGTGGCTGTGCGTGTCAACGAAGTAGCTGAAGACGAAGAGGAAATGTTAGACTCTAGCCTTCTTTACTACAGTGGATCATACTATATCGAAATACCAGAGGCTTTGATCACTGACGCTACACATTTCCGATGGAGACAGCCTTTGAATTTGGGTGCTGATGAGAATGTTTGGGAATTCGGAGATATCGAAGTGACTTTTGATGATGAGAACAAGTACACTGGTTATGATAAGGACAATAAAATCGAGGACATAGAAATCTATTTCCCTGACCTGGATGGTTACTCATTTGATCAGGCAGATCCCGATGTAGCGATCTTCAATGGTTCTACATTCGAATTCGCCTTTGGTCCTTACCTGGATAAAACTGAGGAGGAAATTGAGGAAGAAGAACTGACATGGGACGAATTCCCTGAAGGTACTCAGTTTAACTTCTACATTGACGTATTTGATCCCACGACTGATGACGATCTGATGATCGCATCATTTACCGCAGGCACCACATCAGGTGAAGTTGAAATCCCATACTATGTTACTAATGGTAATTACGATGTGTACGTGGATGTATACTATGAGGTAGGTAACGAAGCAGAGACTATACTTTGGTTTGAAGAGAATACCTGGATAGGAGATTTTGATGTCTTCAACAGAGCTATTCAGCTTCAATCTGATGCAGATCAGGGAACCATTCTGTATGCTGGTAGCACAGTTACTTTCTCTATAGAGGTAGAGAACGAGACTTCTGCTTTGGATGCGACCGATCTTTACGCCAATCTAATTTGGGACGGTTGGTTACTTACTTCACAGCAGGGATTTGACGATATCACCATGGATCTTCCTTCCTTTATTAGTGGAAATCAGGAATTTGAAATTTTGGTTTCAGAGGGTGGTCCACTTGGTGAAAACCTCACTGAGCTTGAGGAAAATGAGCTCGGAAGTTTGAATGAAGATGTGAGTAACTTCATCAATGTGGCCTATGCCATAGTGGATGATGGAGAGTTCTACAGTGATTACGAAGATGAGTATGACGTGATCGAATTGATAGATGCTCCAAATCGTAAGCTTACCACAAGGGATTTTGAAGCTGGCGAGTTGGAGAATACTTCCTTACTAATCATCGATACTTATTTTGACGTGGATGGGGATGATCTTTTCGAAAGTCAGTACATGATCTTTGAATACTCTATAGATGGCGGCGCTACTTACACGTCACTGGACACTTTGAAGGATTATGTGGAGGATGACCTCAAGTACACAGTGACTGATGAGATGAAGTCTAACGATGTGAGATTCAGATGGAGACAAACTGAAAACGAAGGAATGTTCATTATCTATGACATTAGCTTCACTTATGCAGAATCTCTTCCTTTTGATTATACGGGCGTTTACCTGAATGTCAAAAAGCAAGCAGTTATTATCACATCAATTGATCAGGAAGCATCGGGATCATGTTTTGCTTCAGATATCACGATCAATTATGAAATCCGAGGAAGATTCGGAGCTGATAACCTGTTGAAAGTTTATTACGACAATGGTGATGACGATGATGATCTGGAGGGTTATGAGTTTCCTGCAACCGAAGGTTCTGGAAGCGTTACTGTTCAGGTTGCTGCTGGTTTGATCGATGATGATCAATTTGATGGAGATGCTGAAGACAATACGGATTTCAAATTCAAATTGTATGCAGATGATGATACTTACGAAGACATTGATGAGGACTTTGAAGTTTGGAGTGTTTACTCTGATGTCGTGGAAGTTGTAGCACCTATAGAGAAGGGAACTTCCGCTGGAATGTATAGCGGTGGTGATGTTTCTGAGTGTGATCCTGAGGCATTTGTTTATCTGTACGACCCTCAAATGTATTTCTTATATGAAGTGTTGAATGCAGACACCGTATTTGCTTCATTGGAGTATGACGATGAGTCAAGTTCTACGATTGAACTGGGTGATTTGACAGAGGCTGTTGATTTGACACTGAGAGTAACTTCCAGATCTTCTGCTGGTATTGTTTGTAATGTTCATACGTTCAACAGTTCAATAGAAATTGAGATTACTCCTAATGATGTCTTATTGAGAGATCGCTACACCACATCGGGAACGATTGAAGTTACCGAAGGTGAGTCCAAAACCATTTGTTCTGGAGATGATGAAACCGTGGTTTTAAGCCTGGCTAACTACGACGCTGATGATAGTGAAGTAGAATGGTTCAGAGATAACTTTGACAATCCCGTAGAGGCTGATGGTGACGATTTCGACAACTTTGAAGTATCCGGCGCTTATTTTGCCAGAATCACGGAAGGTGAATGTTCTTATGTAACTGTAGCTATGAATGTGACTGTGCTTGAAAAAGCTGAGACACCTGAGATCACAGTAGTAAGCAACGATATCAGTTGTGGTGACGGTACAGCCGTACTTTCAGCACCTGAAGGCTTTGCACACTATCTATGGAGCAACGGTGAGATCACGCAGTCCATTACGGTAGATGAAGCGGATTCTTACAGTGTAAGAGTATCCAATTATCCTATCGTGTCTACTTCTGATGCTTATGGATGTGCTAGTTCCTCTTCAGAAAGTGTTGTGATTGAGAACAACAATTTCGAGCAGGTTTATTTGAGTACTTTCTATTATAATGAGTACTCGAGTAGTTCCTATGCTGATAATTATATTGAGGACGGTGAAACTCTGACGAATTGTGGAGATGATGTGATCTACGTCTTTGTTGAAGATGATAATAATTATTATGGAGGTCAGATATCTGGAATATTGACCCTTTACAAAGATGGCGCAGTATATGACGTCAAAAATGGAGATGTTGCGGGTACCAATGGTTATACTAACAACAATTTCGAGATTACTGAGAGCGGTGAGTATTATGTGGAGTGGAGTGGAGTTGAAGTAGAGAATGCTTGTACTTCAGTGTCTGAGACCTTCACTATGACGATCAACGAAGCAGTAGAAGAAAGACCGGTAATTACTGCGTCTGGAGACATCAGCTTCTGCGAAGGTGGATCTGTTACATTATCAGCACCTGCTGGTTATCCTTTCTACAGATGGTACAATAGTGGTACTGTAGTAGGTAATGGTGAAACGCTGGAAGTTGCCGATGATGGTTCGTACCGTGTAAGAGTATCCAATGTAGCATTCGGTAACGGATGTGGCAGCGATTACTCTGAGTACACCTATGTGACTGTTTACGAAGAGCAGGATCTGATGATCGGATATGCCAATACAACTAGCTCTAGTTATCAGTACGAAGAGGGTGATGTAGTTGAAGTTTGTTCTTCTGATAACTTTACCCTGTGGGTGAATAATGAGGTGACTTCAGGAGCTACTTACACCTGGTACAGAGATGGGGTTGCCATTCCAAATGCCAACTCTACTTCGAGAAAGGTGACTGCTTCGGGTACTTTCTATGCTGAAGTGACTTATGGGGTGGATGACATTGATCTCGCTGCTCCTTGTGTGTACACTACACCTTCGGTAGTAGTGAACTTCAATCAGAAGCCTGCTGCGGTGAGAATAGCAGAGCCTACGAATGTTGACTTCTGCGCAGGTGAGATTAACCTTACCCTTACAGCAGATGCTGGTGCAGCTTTCTACAACTGGTATCACAACGGATCTCAGATGTTTGATGAGCCTAGTACTTCTAATACATTGTTGATCAATGATGGTGGTACTTACTCTGTAACAGTTGAAACTGGTGATATTGGATGTGAAAGTGCTCGTTCGAACATCATCACGATAGATGAGCGTGCCAAGGCCAATCCAAACATCTATGTTTACACTGATGGATCTGATTGTGCGACTGGAGATGTTACTGTTTATCTGACCAATACTAGTTCATCTACTGTTTATCAACTGATCAACAGAGAGACTGGTGCAGAGATCGGATCTCCTGTTGTAGGTAGCTCCGGCACTAGTGTATACACCACGCTTTCAGGATTGACTGAACCTGTAGCTTTGCTGGTTGAGGCGAGTTACACAGATGGTTCCGGTTGTTCGGATATATCTTCTTCTGTTAGAGGAACAGCCACTCCTAATGCGGTGATTCTTGAACTTGATGGAACGGAGATTACTGCTGAGGTGTCTAGCACAGGTGGTTACGAAGTGTCTTGGTATCGCAATGGTACTTTGATGAGGAATGCTACTGGCAACACCATTAACGTAGTGGATGCGGCCACATATTCTGTGGAAGTGACATTTGACGATGGTTGTACGATTACTTCCAGTACGGTTGATGTTGGCGCAGGTGCACCTGCTGCAGGACGTTCTGCCAGCAATGGTCGAATTGTAGCGAATACCTTCCCTAATCCTTCTGCTGACTTTGTGAATGTGGAAGTACCAGGCGAGCATTTTGGAGTATATCAGGTTCAGATTATGACCCTTTCTGGTCAGGTAGTGATCTCAGGTGAGTTCACTAAGGATCAGGAGAGTTATGTTGAGCGAATCGATATCTCTGATCTTGAGAATGGTATTTACAACATGATGGTTGTGAAGGGAAAACAAGTTGAAAACATTCGAATCGTTAAAAAATAA
- a CDS encoding AI-2E family transporter: MTADHKSFDLSKTAYFLLILVSTVIILIYSEDYIVPFIIALIVWFIIHELRENIQQIPWMKRNCPMWLQSAIAFMVINVVILIIIELLMYSMSNLMSSLELYESNLDKSLMEVNALAGMDVTSHLYNYLEKLDLTELASSLADYITVLLGDAFLILLYVLFLLIEESIFPEKLKRLYPSEKQQRKTVRLFNKMDHNISRYLTLKTLVSLLTGLLSYFALIAFGIDAPIFWALLIFVLNYIPTIGSLIATLFPACFAILQFGELAPFVYILLSVGAIQVIVGNVIEPKVMGNSLNISSLVVILSLTIWGAIWGVMGMILSVPITVMMIVVFEEIPSLRFIAVMLSEKGELNALEED, from the coding sequence ATGACCGCTGACCACAAATCCTTCGATCTCTCCAAAACAGCCTACTTTTTATTAATCCTTGTTAGCACTGTGATCATCCTCATTTACTCGGAGGATTACATTGTTCCTTTCATCATCGCACTCATTGTGTGGTTTATTATTCACGAACTTCGGGAGAACATCCAGCAAATACCCTGGATGAAAAGAAATTGTCCGATGTGGCTCCAAAGTGCGATTGCTTTTATGGTGATCAATGTCGTCATTCTTATCATTATTGAGCTCCTGATGTATAGTATGTCCAACCTGATGAGCTCTTTGGAGCTGTATGAATCCAACCTGGACAAGAGCCTGATGGAAGTAAATGCCCTCGCCGGCATGGATGTGACCTCTCATCTATATAATTACCTGGAAAAACTGGATCTGACAGAGCTGGCCTCCAGCCTCGCTGATTATATCACTGTTTTACTGGGGGATGCATTCCTCATCTTACTTTATGTACTTTTCTTATTGATAGAGGAAAGCATATTTCCGGAAAAACTCAAACGACTGTATCCTTCGGAGAAGCAACAGCGCAAGACCGTCAGGTTATTTAATAAAATGGATCATAACATCAGTCGATACCTCACACTCAAGACTCTGGTGAGTTTGCTTACCGGACTCCTTAGTTATTTCGCACTCATTGCTTTTGGCATAGATGCCCCGATTTTCTGGGCTCTGCTGATTTTTGTACTCAATTATATTCCCACCATTGGTTCACTGATCGCTACACTGTTCCCGGCTTGCTTCGCCATTCTACAATTCGGCGAACTGGCTCCATTTGTTTACATCCTGCTGTCTGTTGGAGCGATACAGGTTATAGTGGGTAATGTGATAGAACCAAAAGTCATGGGTAATTCGTTGAATATCAGTTCACTGGTTGTCATTCTATCACTCACCATCTGGGGTGCTATTTGGGGTGTAATGGGTATGATCCTGAGTGTCCCCATTACAGTAATGATGATAGTGGTCTTCGAGGAAATCCCGAGTCTCAGGTTTATAGCGGTAATGCTCTCTGAAAAGGGTGAGCTCAATGCACTGGAGGAAGACTAA
- a CDS encoding PD40 domain-containing protein — MKHLIYILGIVFVASCQTTPNDTTSEGMESDTLKYEQEIHLKNVKQLTWGGNNAEAYWSFGGDQLIFQSDFEAWGVACDQIFKLDISKAEAGYRPPMISTGLGRTTCAYFLPGDTTIVYGSTHLGDSLCPESPMRSASGKYVWPIYADYDIFTADLNGNILKQLTHTAGYDAEATVSPKGDRIVFTSMRSGDLELYTMDMSGENVIQITDELGYDGGAFFSPDGEKLIFRASRPKTEEEIATYKGLLAEGLVQPTEMELFVCNADGSDLKQITKLGNANWAPFFHPFGEKVIFSSNHEAERGFPFNLYMINLDGTGLERVTFDSVFDSFAMFSPDGKYLVWASNRFNGGNRDTNLFMAEWVD; from the coding sequence ATGAAACACTTAATTTATATACTTGGAATTGTTTTCGTAGCATCATGCCAAACCACCCCTAATGATACTACTTCTGAAGGTATGGAATCAGATACTTTGAAATATGAGCAAGAGATTCATCTAAAAAATGTGAAGCAGCTCACCTGGGGAGGAAATAATGCCGAAGCCTACTGGTCTTTCGGTGGTGATCAACTGATTTTTCAATCTGATTTTGAAGCGTGGGGTGTGGCCTGCGATCAGATCTTCAAATTGGATATATCCAAAGCGGAGGCAGGGTATCGACCCCCTATGATTAGTACGGGTCTGGGAAGGACTACCTGCGCCTATTTTCTTCCGGGAGACACCACCATCGTGTATGGTTCCACCCATTTAGGAGATTCACTTTGCCCTGAAAGTCCGATGCGGTCGGCCAGTGGTAAATATGTGTGGCCAATCTATGCCGACTATGATATTTTCACGGCAGATTTGAATGGAAATATTCTGAAACAGCTGACTCATACAGCTGGATACGACGCTGAGGCCACGGTTTCTCCGAAAGGAGATAGAATAGTCTTTACCTCTATGCGCTCTGGAGATTTGGAGCTCTATACCATGGATATGAGCGGTGAAAATGTGATTCAGATCACAGATGAGCTGGGCTATGATGGAGGCGCCTTTTTCTCACCTGATGGAGAAAAGTTGATTTTCAGAGCCTCCAGGCCAAAAACTGAGGAGGAAATAGCCACATACAAGGGACTTTTGGCAGAAGGACTAGTGCAGCCTACTGAAATGGAGCTTTTTGTATGCAATGCAGATGGAAGTGACCTAAAGCAAATCACCAAGCTGGGAAATGCCAACTGGGCACCATTTTTTCACCCCTTCGGCGAGAAGGTGATTTTTTCTTCTAACCACGAAGCAGAACGTGGGTTTCCATTCAACTTGTACATGATCAATCTGGATGGTACAGGGTTGGAGCGAGTTACTTTTGATTCGGTTTTTGATTCATTCGCCATGTTTAGCCCTGATGGGAAGTATCTGGTGTGGGCTTCCAATCGATTCAATGGGGGAAACAGAGATACCAACCTCTTTATGGCCGAGTGGGTGGACTGA
- a CDS encoding M28 family peptidase, translating to MRTPLFIFVSLVLYSCTQSSPDYLSQARRDLSILASDSLTGREVGTEGEALAAAYISKRFEELGLQPAGTAGWNQPFFVKESQNPHEKPLLSAEDSTAGTSGKNVIGLMDNPGDEVVIIGAHFDHLGYGGFSSLHRGDSAIHNGADDNASGITAMFLIAEMLQSKNIQTDVLFIAFSGEEKGLWGSNFFVKNPTIDLSTVDFMINMDMVGRLDSAKGMAIHGTGTAPQWSQVIDTTNTVNLKVIKKASGIGPSDHTSFYLQDIPVLHFFTGQHEDYHKPTDDAELINYEGIVRIATHITNIITYLDTQPKLTFQKTKDESSQGPRFTVSLGVVPDYLYDGKGMRIDGISEDKPAQKAGLEKGDVVIQLGDSTVIDMMSYMRALSSFKAGDATEVIVNRNGEKLAYDIQF from the coding sequence ATGCGGACACCTCTTTTCATTTTCGTTTCCCTTGTACTATACAGCTGTACTCAGTCATCTCCAGACTATCTCAGTCAGGCCCGTCGTGATCTGTCCATTCTTGCCAGTGACTCTCTGACCGGACGTGAAGTGGGTACTGAAGGCGAAGCATTAGCCGCAGCATACATTTCCAAACGATTTGAGGAACTGGGGCTTCAGCCTGCCGGTACTGCGGGATGGAATCAACCCTTTTTTGTGAAAGAATCACAAAATCCTCATGAAAAACCCTTGCTTTCGGCTGAGGACTCCACCGCAGGAACTTCAGGAAAAAATGTCATCGGACTGATGGATAACCCTGGAGATGAGGTAGTCATCATAGGAGCTCACTTTGATCACCTGGGTTATGGTGGCTTTTCGTCTCTTCACCGGGGAGACTCAGCCATACATAATGGTGCTGACGATAATGCAAGTGGGATCACCGCCATGTTTCTCATTGCGGAAATGTTACAAAGCAAAAACATCCAAACTGATGTCCTTTTCATTGCTTTTTCAGGAGAAGAAAAAGGACTATGGGGCTCAAACTTTTTTGTAAAAAACCCAACGATTGACCTTAGCACAGTTGATTTTATGATCAATATGGATATGGTGGGCAGACTTGATTCAGCCAAGGGAATGGCTATACACGGCACAGGCACAGCTCCTCAGTGGTCACAAGTCATTGACACCACCAATACAGTTAATTTGAAGGTGATCAAAAAGGCATCTGGTATAGGCCCCTCAGATCACACTTCGTTTTATCTTCAGGATATACCTGTACTCCATTTCTTCACTGGTCAGCATGAAGATTATCATAAACCCACAGATGATGCCGAGCTCATCAACTATGAAGGGATAGTCCGCATCGCTACTCACATCACCAATATCATCACTTATCTCGATACCCAACCTAAACTCACTTTCCAGAAAACCAAAGATGAATCCAGCCAGGGTCCGCGTTTCACTGTATCGCTAGGGGTGGTGCCGGATTATTTATATGATGGAAAAGGGATGCGCATTGATGGTATCAGTGAGGACAAACCAGCTCAAAAAGCTGGCCTGGAGAAAGGTGATGTGGTCATCCAGCTGGGTGATAGCACCGTGATCGATATGATGAGCTACATGCGAGCCTTGTCCTCATTCAAAGCTGGAGACGCCACAGAAGTAATTGTGAATAGAAATGGCGAAAAACTGGCGTATGACATTCAGTTTTAA